In Pseudomonas sp. FP1742, the DNA window GCACTCCGGCAACGCCATGACTGTAGTCCTGCTGGTGTTCGCGGCTGGTATCTTCGCCGGGATTTTCTCCGGAACCAAAATGGTCGACTCCCTGGCGCAAACCCTGGTGGACTGGATTCCACCGTCCTGGGGGCACCTGTTCCCATTGGTGGTGGCGATCACCAGCATGCCGTTGACCTTCGTGCTGTCCAACGATGCCTATTACTTCGGCGTGGTGCCGATCCTCGCCAACGCGGCGGCGGCCTACGGGATTGATCCGGTGGAAATCGCCCGAGCGTCGATTCTTGGCCAACCGGTGCATCTGATGAGCCCGCTGGTGGCCTCGACCCTGTTGCTGGTGGGGATGGTCGATCGCGACATCGGTGATTTCCAGCGAGCCACCGTCAAATGGGCGGTACTCACCTCCCTGGTGGTCACCGCGCTGGCTCTGCTGACCGGTGCCTTGACGCTGTTCTCCTGATTCACCCCTGACTCACCGCTGATAGAACTCCACGCTCCCGATGGCGGGCGCGCGGCCATGTGCATCCTTAAAACAACAATATGAGTAGTTCGACATGACCCATTTCCTGACTCGCGGGGCTTTTCTTCCTCTTCTGGGCGTGTTGCCGATGGCCACTGCCGGTGCGAGTGATTTCATCGACGACAGCAAGTTGAAGCTGCAACTGCGCAATGTCTATTTCAACGAAAATTTTCGCGATGAACATGGCTTGAGCGCGCGCTCCGCCAGAACCGCCAAAAGTGAGCGCACCGAGTGGGCCCAGGGTTTCCTGCTGGATTTCCAGTCGGGGTTCACCCCCGGCACAGTCGGTTTCGGGGTCGATGCACTGGGCCTGATGGGGGTCAAACTCGATTCCGGGCGTGGCCGTAGTGGCACCGGTCTGTTGCCGGTACACGATGACGGTCGCGCCGCCGACGAGTTCGCCAGTGCCGGGGCTGCGGCCAAGGTCAAACTGGCCAAGACCACCCTCAAATACGGCACCCTGCTGCCCAAAACGCCGGTACTGATCTACAACGATGCACGCTTGCTGCCGCAGACCTACGAGGGTGGACAAGTCACCAGTACCGATATCGAAAACCTGACCCTGACGGGCGGTCATCTGGACCGATTCAAGCTGCGCGATTCCACCGACAGCGTGTCGATTGTTCCTGACGGCTACTCAGGCGACAAAGGTGGCGATTTCACCTACGCCGGTGGTGATTACAAACTCGGCAAGAACACCCGTCTGAGTTACTTCTACGGTGAGCTGGAAAACTTCTATCGCCAGAACTTTGCCGGCATCCAGCATGATCTGCCATTGGGCCCCGGGGTGTTGACCGGCGACTTGCGCTATTTCAACAGCAATGACGCGGGCCGAGCCTACGCGTCGAAAATCGATAACGACATGCTCAGCGGTCAGCTGTCCTACGCGGTGGCGGGGCACACCTTTGGTGGCGGTTATCAAAAACTCAGCGGAGACGCCGGGTTGCCATACATCAGCGGTGCGACGGTGTACTCATTCAGCAACGTCGGCATCGGCAAGTTCATTGAAGAGGACGAGAAAACCTGGATGCTCAGTTACGGTTACGACTTTGCACCGGTGGGCGTGCCCGGGCTGACGTTCATGACCCGTTATCTCAAAGGCAACGACGGCAAGTCCGACACCAACATCAAAGAGTCCGAACGCGACACCGAACTGGCCTATGTGGTCCAGAGCGGCACGTTCAAGGGGCTTGGCGTGAAGCTGCGCAACTATGTCTACCGTTCGGACTTCGCGCGTGGACGTGACAGCAACCGGATCTATTTCACTTACGACATTGCTCTCTGGTAACGGCGCCGGAAGGTGCTCGCAGCAGGCTGCGGGCGCCTTTTCAGTTAGCAGTCCAGGTCGCGCGACGAAGGAAACCGGATATGTCATTTAAACGAAAAATACTGCTGCTCACGTTACTTCCCGTGGTGTTGTTCGCAGTGGTACTGAGTATCACCACCAGCAAGATTCTGCTGTCGTTGGCGGAGCAGGAAGTCACGCAAACCCGCGATCGGTTGCTGGCCGAGAGTCGGGCCAGGCTCGAAGATTATGCAAGCATCGCCCGCAGTTCCATAGCCGGGTTGTATAACAACGCAAACAGTGGCGACCTGCAAAGTCGGGCCCTGGCTATCAGCCAACTGTCGAAAATGAAGTATGGCGATGACGGCTACTTCATCGGCTACGACAGTCAAGTCGTGCGCCTGTTTCGCGGTGAAAGCAGCGAAGGTGTGGGTACCAACATGAGCGATCGAAAGGACCGCGACGGGGTTTATCTGAATCGCGAGATGGTCGCGGCAGCAAAGAACGACTCGCACTACGTCAACTATGCCGGGGCCTTGGTCAATACCGATAAAGTTGTGCCGAAACTGGCCTACAGTTTTTTCCTGCCCAAATGGGACATGGTAGTGGTCACGGCCGTCAATCTGGACAGCATTGAAACCCAGGTGGCGCAGGTTCGTGCGGACATCGACCGACGGGTGAGCAGTATTGTTTACGGGATCATCATGGTGGCCGTGGTATTGCTGGCAATTATTGGCGTATTGGCGCTGCTATTGGTCAATGCCGGCCTGCGACCGCTGACACTGATCCGCGACAGTCTTGACGAGATTGCTGCCGGTGAGGGGGATTTGACCCGACGCTTACCCGTCGGCAGCCAGGATGAGTTCGGCCAGTTGGCCGGTTCATTCAACGCTTTTATCGGCAAAATTCATGGTTTGGTCAGTCAAATCGTGGCAATGACCGGGCAATTGAGCAACGCTGTCGGGCAAGTGGCCAAGCAGGCCCGGCATATGGACCTGGCCATGGAGCAGCA includes these proteins:
- a CDS encoding OprD family porin, with product MTHFLTRGAFLPLLGVLPMATAGASDFIDDSKLKLQLRNVYFNENFRDEHGLSARSARTAKSERTEWAQGFLLDFQSGFTPGTVGFGVDALGLMGVKLDSGRGRSGTGLLPVHDDGRAADEFASAGAAAKVKLAKTTLKYGTLLPKTPVLIYNDARLLPQTYEGGQVTSTDIENLTLTGGHLDRFKLRDSTDSVSIVPDGYSGDKGGDFTYAGGDYKLGKNTRLSYFYGELENFYRQNFAGIQHDLPLGPGVLTGDLRYFNSNDAGRAYASKIDNDMLSGQLSYAVAGHTFGGGYQKLSGDAGLPYISGATVYSFSNVGIGKFIEEDEKTWMLSYGYDFAPVGVPGLTFMTRYLKGNDGKSDTNIKESERDTELAYVVQSGTFKGLGVKLRNYVYRSDFARGRDSNRIYFTYDIALW